The Selenomonas ruminantium subsp. lactilytica TAM6421 genome has a segment encoding these proteins:
- a CDS encoding C-GCAxxG-C-C family protein gives MTIEQSIRAQKAKENFNSGYNCSQSVLLAYEDYLQAKGLEPKTVLRMASPMGGGISRLREVCGAVSALCLLIGLTDGYDTPDDEKKKALYSKVQELVLQFQDCKGSIICRELLGLEQKHDQPTPSKRTKEYYAERPCADLCATAAAIFEENYHQELPKVPET, from the coding sequence GCCCAAAAAGCAAAAGAAAATTTCAATTCCGGCTACAACTGCTCCCAGTCTGTGCTGCTGGCCTATGAGGACTATTTGCAGGCAAAGGGATTGGAGCCCAAGACTGTTTTACGAATGGCTTCACCAATGGGAGGCGGCATCAGCCGTCTCCGTGAAGTCTGCGGTGCAGTTTCAGCCCTATGCCTGTTGATAGGATTAACGGACGGCTACGACACACCTGACGATGAAAAGAAAAAAGCCTTGTACAGCAAAGTCCAGGAACTTGTCCTGCAGTTCCAAGATTGCAAAGGCTCCATCATCTGCCGCGAATTATTGGGCTTAGAGCAAAAGCATGACCAGCCTACACCGTCCAAACGTACGAAGGAATATTATGCGGAACGCCCCTGTGCCGATTTATGTGCAACGGCAGCTGCTATTTTCGAGGAAAATTACCACCAGGAGCTACCTAAAGTGCCAGAAACCTAA